The Gemmatimonadota bacterium genomic sequence GTCCAACGCAGTGAGACTGACGGTGACCAAGCCTCCACCACCTCCTCCGCCGCCCCCGGTGGTGCACCGGGTCACCGTGACCCCGGAAACGCCGTCGATCGCGGTGGGTAAAACGCAGCAGTTCACTGCTACTGCCTATGATTCGAACAACGTGGTAATCACGGGCAAGACCTTTACCTGGACGAGCAGCGACACCTCGGCTGCGACAATTGACTCGTCGGGACTGGCTACGGCAGTGAATGCAGGTACAACAACGATAACGGCGGAGACAGGCGGTATTCCGGGTACGGCTTCACTTACCGTCACCGAAACACCACCGCCTGGGACCGTGATAGCATCTGTTGTGGTGAGTCCTGCTTCGGCATCAATCCAGAAGGGCGAGACGCAGCAGTTCACTGCGAAGGCCACCGACTCGGCCGGTACAGAGATAACGGGCAAAACCTTTACCTGGGAGAGCAGTGCCACCACGGTCGCTACCATTGACTCGTTGGGACTGGCAACGGCAGTGAACACAGGTTCGACGACGATTAAGGCAAGGACAGACGGTGTTTCCGGTACAGCTTCACTCACCGTCACCGAACCGCCAATCTGTCCCATGCTTAAGGGCAGCATAGCTAATCAGACGCTCACCTTGGGAGGGAGCGCCGCCCCGATCGATCTGATGCAGTATTTCTCGCTGCCGGAGGATTTCGTCCCAACCTACGTAGTCAGCTCGACCGATACGAGCGTAACGACGACCAGTCTTGCGGGAGCCATGCTAACGGTAACACCCGCCGCCGCCGGTACGGATACGGTTAGCGTTACGGTCAGCAAGCAGGATTGCGATGCTGTGAAGCAATCCTTTGTAGTCACCGTGATCCTGCCCTGCCCGGCCGTGATCGCGGACGCACCCATCCAGGACCAGACGCTGGTCGTGGGCGCGGGCACGACGCAGTTCGATCTGACGCAACACTTCGAACACATCGATCAGGACGGTATCGAAATCTCGGTAACATCCCCAAGTCCGGGTATCGCCACGGCTGTTATCGAGGGGACCAGCCTGAAAATCGATCCGGTGGCGGCCGGCCAGATCGCGGCCATCGCGGTAACGGTTACCGATACGGCCGAAAGTGATCCATGCGATCCCGTGTCACAGTCCTTCATGGTCACGGTGGAGGCCGCGCTGGAGCATCCGGGTCTCTATCCCTGGTCGGTCTCCGGTGAGCACGTTTACCGGCTTAATGGCAACGTGGGCATCGGCGTGGAAGTTCCGGACCAGAAGCTCGTCGTGGATGGGACGGTCAAGGCGGAGGGGTACCGGCTGAGGATGATCCCTGCCGACTACGTGTTCGAGGAGGGTTACGACCTCCTTTCTCTGGATGAAGTGGAGTCGTACATCCGGAATCACGGCCATCTGCCGGGCGTGGCCTCCGGCGTGGATATGAAGGCCAACGGCCTGGGTATCAGCCGGATGCAGACCACGCTTCTGGAGAAAATCGAGGAACTGTCGCTCTACATCATCGCGCAGCACGAACAGCTTCGCGAACAGGGCGACCGCCTCGCCTCGCAGCAGCAGAAGCTGGAGATTCAAAAGACGCAGGTAAGTGAGCTGGAGCAACGGCTCAGGAGATGGGAAAGATGACTTTCTGGCAGGATGCACATCCCGGGAATCGCAAAGCCCGGGAATCGCGAAGCACCAGGGTTTCCATTAACCGTAGAAAGGAGCAAGTCATGTTCAGGATGTTTATAACCGTTGCGATGCTGGTGGCACTCATTACACCAGGCACACAGGCCGCAGTCATGAATGAAGGCGCGTTCGCCGCACCGGTCCCCGACCAGTCCACACCGACGCTGGGGACCATTCCGGCACAGACCGTTGCGATCTGCTGCGAGCTCGAGCTGGACCTTTCCACGTTCGTTACCGGCACGATCGGCACGCTTAAGTTCAGTGCGTCAACGTCGGACGCGGAAGTTGTGACAGTGAGCGTTTCCGGCAACATTCTGACGATCACCGGGGCCGGCGAGGGCGAGGCGAACGTAACGGTTCGATTGGGAACCGAGACGACTACGACAACGAGAACGGTTTTCCGCGTCACCGTGCGGGCAGGCAGTCCGTGGTCGGTGTCGGACGCCGGCAACGTCTACCGGCTTGAGGGCAACGTGGGCATCGGCGTGGACGACCCGGACGAGCGGCTCGTCGTGGACGGCCGCATTAAGGCCGAGGAGATCCGCCTTGAGGATGTCACGCCCGCCGACTACGTCTTCGACGAGGACTACGACCTCATGTCCCTGGACGCGTTGAAGGAACACATCCGGGCACGCGGACACCTGCCGGGCATCGCCCCCGGCGCACAGATGGAAGCCGAAGGCGTCAGCGTCGGCCGGATGCAGACCCGGCTGCTGGAGAAGGTGGAGGAACTGATGCTCTACACCATCGACCAGCACAGGACGCTTTCATCCCAGCGTGAGGTGATCGACGCGCAGGAACAGCAGCTTGCCCGGCAGGAACGGTACATAGAATCGCTGGAGCAGCGGCTGTCAAAACTGGAACAGAACCGGTGATCGACGTTGCACGCGCAACGCGCCGGAACGCCCCGGGACCGGTAAAGGAACCGGTCCATCGGGGCCTTACGAGGAGTTACAGGTAAAACGATCGTTTGCGACTGACGAAACCAACAAAGAGGACTCGCAACACCACAACGCCCGTGCGATTCGCATAGGCTCAAAACAACCGCTTCAGAATACCCTCGCGTCCCCTCAGCGGACCCGCACCCCGCGGACCTTCAAGCGTCCCCGTGCTACTTCTGATCGATTCTCGGCACGGGGTTTTCTATGCCTGCAAAAGACATCAGTCTCACGTCCCGATAACCAATTGCCCAGATCCAGGCCGGGTGGCTGTTCCATCCGCTGTCAAGGAGTACATCATGCCAGTTTTCATCCACTACATCCACACGTTGACCATGCGCATTTCGCGCAAGTACCGGACCGCAGCAACCATTGTAAAGGACCTCATCATGCAAAGACGCTTATGCCATTTCGCCCTGAGAACACTCCTCGGCCTCCTCATCCTTTCCATGTCGGCGCTGACCGCTCACGGCCAGCAGACGATCACCGATGCCGCCAAAGGCGCCTATGACTTCGACAGTCTCTCCGGCGTCATCGACGCGGACCAGGTCGACTACTTCTCGGGCAACTGGTCCTACGCGTTGCCGCTGGGCGAAGTAGAAGGCACGGGCGGCCTGTCCCTGCCCCTGGCCATGCGCTACAGCAGCGCGGTGACGGGCACGGACCGGCTGATCAGGCTCTCCGACGACCCCGCGGTCACGTCCACGCTCAGCAAGGGCACGGTCACGCTCAACAACGCCACGTGGGTGGGCCTGGGGTGGAACCTGGAGTTCGGGGCGATCCGGGTGACCGGCGGCTATGAGCTCAAGGATACGACCAGCCCGATCAACCACCCCTTCTCCTTCAACCTGTCCATGGTGCTTCCCGACGGATCGCACCGCCTGGTGCGCCAGCTCGACGACTCGCAGCGCGCCGATGATCCGGGCGTATCTCTCCCCGCCACCAACGTCTATTTCGCCGAGAACCGGCGCTTCATGGACGTCCGTTGGAACTTCGACCGGAACGCGCCGCTGGCCTCCACGTGGACAGTGAAGACCGTATCGGGCCTGACCTATACCTTCGGCGCGGTCACGATCGGCGGGAACTCCTACGGCATGAACCAGACCGTCAAGGGCGGCACCGTGCAGAACGGGCGCTTCGACGAGCTCATGCCCGAGATGGTATACCAGTGGAACCTGGCCGAGATACGGGACCAGGCCGGCAACACGATCCGGTTCAGGTACGCTTCCGACGGCCCAGTCACCACGGTCCGGGACTGGGCGAAGGAACGGGCCGAAGAAACGCGCTCCTTCCGCAACCTGCTCGATTTCGCGGACCTGGACCCGCGCTTTCCTAACGGCGTCTCTGAAGATGGGAACATATACAACCTGACCGTGGTCAAGACGTTCAACACGGCGCACCTGTCGAAGGTTATTTTCGCCGGAGCGGACGGGAAAGTCGTGCGCAAGATCGCGACCGAGACCAGCGAGCGCGAGGACCTTCATGTCGCCCGGCACGGCGGAGTCGCCATCACCTACGACAACTATTTCGACACGCCGACAGGCCAGAACCTCACCTACGGCCACCACCTGGTGCGCAACAACCGCAACTACCGGATGTACGACGGGATCTCGAGCGCCCACCGCCTCGACGCCCTGACCGTAACGGACGGGGTCGAGACGGTCACGAATCCCGATGGCAATCAGATTGCCCGGTACGTCTTTCGCTATGCCGACGACAAGAGCCTTCAGGCGCGGCCGCCGGTGGCGCCGGGCGACAACGCGCGCACGCTCCTGCTCGAAGAGATCGCCGTCATGGGCACCGGCAGCGCTGCCTCAGACCAGCTGCCGCCCTGGCGCTTCACCAACACGCTGGCCGACAGCTACCGCATCACCAAGATCTTAACGCCCGCGGGCGGGGAGATGAAGATCGCCTACGAGGAGGTCGCACCTCCCGATACCACGCTTAAATACGATGACGCCTATTTCGACCGGTCTCGTCGCATCAAGCGCATGATACGGGACGCGGACGGAGCCGGGGGACCGGTCCCGCCGGATATCACCACTTTCAACTATATCCAGACGGCGCCGGTCATGGATATCATCGACGACCGGCGCGTGCGCCGCATCACCTTCCCCGTGGTGGACGAGGTCCTGCCCGGCGGCCATGGGAAAATACGGCGCGACTTCGTGGGCGAGGCCGACCTGGACGCCCTGGGGCTCTCGGCCACGAACAGGAAGCAGGAGTCCGAACGCGATATCCGCAGGGGCCTGCTGGAGCAGACGATCCACTACGACGCGTCCGGGAACGTGGTCCAGCGGCAGCGGACGACCTGGCAGGTCACGACCCAGGGCACCTGGACCGGCCGCTGGCAGCCCTTCTACCACCCGGGCATCCCCCAGCAGGCCTACTGGATCAGGGCGCAGGAGATGGCGACTACCTGGGACGGGGTCATCACCACCACGCAGCTGACTCATAACGCGAAAAACGGTCTTGTGGCCACCGAGACGCTCAAGTCGGGCACGCACACCCTGCGCGTCACCGAGACCAGCTATCACGCGGACCAGGTGACGCACAGCCCGGTGACCCTGGTCTTCGGACAGCCCGTTCTCGACACCTCCCTGTCGACCGCCAACCGCACCCACGCCGCCTTCCTTAGCTCCGGAGATCCGCCCGTGGCCTCGGTGGAGGCTTTTCTCAACGCGGACTCGGCCATCGAGAGCACCGGGTTCTACGACTTCGCAGGCCGACGCTTCTCCCTGTCCGGACACGATGCGCTGCGCATCCGCGGCGTCCTCGGAACCGATCAGCTGCAGGGAGGCGACAACATGTACGCCGGCGTCACGGTGAACGTCGCCTGGAAGAACGCCGGCAGCCGTCCGGCCGCGTCGCTGACGCAGGTCGTGCCCCTGGGCGGCGGGCGGCCCGATCCGCAGGAAAAAACCTTCGACGTCCTCATGCCCGTGCCTTCGAGCGCGGACAGCGCCCGGGTCAACCTCACGATGTATGCCGGCGTCTACAAGCCGCAGCAGGCCGTGTATCGCAAGATCAGGGTGTACGCCAGGGACCTCCAGGTCACCGCGATGAGTGCCGACGACCCCGAGGACGTGTTCCTCGAAGGCGCCCACATCCTGGACCGCCCCCACGTGGTCACCGTCAGGGACGGTTCAGGCAGCAAGCTGCATTCGAGGAAATACCGATACGGACGCTTCGTCACCGGAAACAATGCCATCATCATGCCCGACACCACCTCGGCATGGCTGGACCGCAACGCGGACGGCCAGGTGTCTGCAAACGAGTGGATCGACCGGCAGGTGGCCGCCGCCTATGACGCCTACGGCAACCTGATAGCGGCGAAGGACGCCCATGGCACCGTGAGCTCCACGATCATGGGCTATGGCCGGATGCGGCCCGTGGCCGCCTTCACCGGCGCCCCCGGATCGCAGGTAACCGCCGAGGTATTCGACGACCACGCCAGCTGGGACGCGCTCGCCGCCGCTACTCCGTGGCACAGGACCGACACCAGGGCCGGCGCCGTCACCCTGGAGGCCGGCGCGTTCTCCGTGGACAACGCCGTGGCCGAACGCAGCCTGCCCTCCCTGGCCGCCGGCGTGTTCGAAGTCGACGTAAGGGTGCAGGCCACCGGAGAACGCACCGAGGTAACCCTCGGGCAAAATCGCATCCGTTGGGTCTTCGAACGGGACGGCAGCGTGAAGGCGGCAGACAACGGGACCCTCAAGGACACGGGCGCGCGCTACGTGCCCGGCCGCTGGCATCATCTGCGCATCGCCTGGAAGGACGGCCGGTGGTGGGCCCGCGTGGACGGCGTGCGCTACCCGAAGACCGGTACCTGGAACATGCGGGGCCGCAGAGGCGTCGTCGACGCCGTCAGGCTGGCCAACGGTGCGCAGCCGGCTGAAGCCGCTTTTGACAACCTGCGCGCATGGCCGGAAGGCGCCCAGCCGGCCGCCATGACCACCTACGATCCGGTGACCCTGGACGCCATAGCCGTCACCGACGCGAACGGACATACCGTCCGGTACGCAAGGGACGGCCTGCGCCGCGTCGTGCAGACGAGCGACCTCAAGGGGCGCCTGACCGCCCAGCGGGACCACGCCTTCTCGCGCGAAACCAGCGGCGTAAGCGCTTATAACACCGCGAGACCCAACCGGCAGACCGATATCGCCTACCCTTCCAGGGACGGCCACAAGGATCTCTCGATGGACGGGCACCGCGTCATCACCCGCGGCACAGGTGACCGACTCGAAGAGGGCGTCAGCCTGGAGACCACCGGTCCCTACGTCGTCGAAGCCGGAGAAACCGCTACCCTGAAAGCCAGCGTGCGCATCGTCCTGGGGCCGGGCTTCCACGCCAAGGCCGGGTCGAACTTCCGCGCCGGCATCGACGCCAGCGCGGGCGGCGATGGAGTCACCGGCAGCGGGGCTGTCGCCTACAACCAGCGGAAAGCCGCGAAGCGGGCCGTGAAGCTCGGAGCCTCCTCCGTCCTCGAAACCGGAAGGGTCGAAGGCCGCGTCACGGCCAGGGCCGACTTCCATCCGGGCTCGGCGACATCGGGCAAAACCGTCATCATGGCCTTCGAAGACGGGAACGACTACGTCCGCATGGTCTATGACCGCGGCCGCGTCAAGCTCGAGCGCAGCATCGGCGGCACCGCCGCGTCCACGGCCATGGTGCCCGGTTACAACCGAAACTGGCCCTGGGCCCGCGTCGAGATGGAGCTCCTGCCCACCGGCAAGGTGAACGCATGGATGTATGGCCATAAGGACACCCGGTTCAAGAGCGCTAGCGCTTCGGCCACAGTCCCCGCGAACTGGAAGCCCGCGTTCAAGGCGGCAGGCGAGTCTGGCGACGCCTACCTCGCCAACCTCTACATCGGCGAGGCGGAAACCGTCACGACCTACTACGACGGCCTGGCGCGCCCGATACAGACGCGGGCAGGGGCCGAAGCCAACGACATCGTCACCCGGACGACGTACAACCGAGTAAACCTGCCCGAACGTCTTCTGGGGCCGGTACACCGGGCGCCGTCTTATGACTACGGCGTCCTGAGTGATGCTGCTGCTGGCAGCAGGATCACCCGGACCACCTACGACAACGACCCGCTCCTGCGGGTATCGAGCGTCGTCCCACCGGGCCACGACAACAACTCGGCTGTCGACACCCGCTACGGGAACTGGGCCGCCGGACCCGGCCTGGGCCGGTCCTACGTGACCGTCGACGACGAAAAGGGCGTGGCCACCACCAGGGTCTATGACCCCTATGGCCGCATGCAGCACGTTATCGCCGACTCGGCGGGTGTAAGCGCAGGTACCAGGAACAACTAGACGTCCTATGCCTACGACGCCCTGGATCGCCTGGTCTCGACCACCATGCCGGGCGGCGGCACCACGCGCTACGCCTACGACACCCTGGGCCGCATGACCAGCCGGCATCACCCCGACGCCGACGCGGCCACCATGTACAAGTACGACGACCTCGGACGCATGCGTTTTTCGCAGGACGCGCGGCAGCGCGCCGCCGGAACGAGCAACGCCACACGGAAAGTCACCTACACCGTCTACGACGACTTCGGGCGCGTGACCCGTGTGGGCGAAGCGGCGGCCAACTTCTCACGTCTCGATCCAGAAAGGTCTTACGCCTTCGAGAACAACGCATCGTCGTGGCGCAGCCGCATGACCTACGACGACGACGTCCTGGGAAGCGGGCCCAACTACGCCCAGGGGCGCCTGACTAAAGTCGAGGAAAACACCGACGCCGACGCGGCCGCCGAGGTCGTCCACGAGTACGCCTACGACCACCTGGGAAGCGTGCGCGTCAAGCAGGTGGAAATCGAGGGCCTGACAGGCGCGAAGACGGCCGCCTATACCCATGACCTGGCAGGGCGGGTGACCCGCCTGGTCTATCCCGACGGCGCGCAGGCGCGCTACGCATATGATAGCGCGGGGCGGCTCAGCCGTGTGGGGGACGCACGGGGCAAGACCCTGGCAGAATATACCCACACCGCCGCGGGCAACATCGACACCCACGTCGTGGGTCAGGGCGCGGGTGACACCACTGCAGACGGCGTCGTAACCGGCACCTATACCTACAACCCACGCGAGTGGGTCACCGATCTGAACTATGTTGGTACGTTCAGATCCGAGCTTACCTACGACCTCGCCGGCAACGTCACCAGGCAGAAGTACAGCCACGGCAGCGCCGCGTCCAAGACGGCGGAATACGCCTACGATGCCCTGTACCGGATCACCGGCTTCGACGTTACAGGCGGCACAGCCCGGAACTACGCCTACGACAGGAACGGCAACCTGACGTCCATGGTGACCGGCAGCAGCCGGCTCACCTACAACCACACGGGCGACTCCACGCCCAACAGGCTGGACAGCACCACGGGCACAGGGGGGCAGACCTATGTTTACAACCAGAACGGATGGATGACGCGCAAAGGTGCAGATACGGTGAGATACGACTACCGGGGACTCACCACGGGCTACGGCACCGCGCGGTACTTCATGGATCCGGACCGCAGGCGGGTGAAGAAGACCGTCGGGACGGACGTCACCTACTACCTGAGAGGTCCAGGTGGCAGCGTCCTGGCAGAATATACGGGCCAATCCCTGTCAGCCAATTACGTGTACGCGGGAAGCAGGCGTATCGCCCGGATATCCGGAGATAGTGCCAGCTACTATCTGGCCGATCACCTGGGCAGCACAAGGAGCCTGGTCGACGAAGCCGGCAGCGTCACCGCTGCATACGACTACTGGCCCTATGGCAAGATCCTTTCCACCAGTGGCTCCGGCGCCACGCACTTCCGGTTCACCGGCCACGAGCGGGACTCGGAGTCCAGCCTTGACTACATGCTGAACAGGAATTACGATTTCAACATAGGCAGGTTCCTGCGGCCCGATCCCATGCAGGATGAGTACCCGGGGATCAGTCCCTATGCCTATGCCGCCAATAATCCGCTCAAGTATGTGGATCCAGATGGGCGTGCATTAGTTTTTGGTGCCATAGTAGGCGCTGCGATTGATGTCGGCATACAGGTTGCGGTAGATGGACGCTCACTTGATGAAATCGATTTGGGCTCTGTAGTGATATCAGCCGCGGCTGGGGCAACAGGGGTTGGGTTGATAACCAAACTGTCGAAGGTTAACAAAGTCGCAAGGTTTGGAATCGAAGCAGCCACCGATGCAGGATTCAGTGCTTTACACCAGGTAAACGAAACTGGAAATGTGGATTTAACGAATACTGTACAGGATGTAGCCGTTGGAAGGAGCATTGGCAGATTTGCTGGAGAAACAGCCGGTAGAATAGCCGGCACTTCCAGTACAGTAAAACATCTGACACGTGATGCTGATCGACTTAAGAGAATCGGTGACAATGCCGCAAGCCAAGGCAGAGATTCTCGCGCAAAAAGTCGATACACAAGAGCGGAAGAGCTATATGAAAAAGCTCAAAACTACATCGCGAGACGAGCCATATCAGCAAGTACTGCCGCCACCCAAATCGGTTCCAGAATCTTCGGATGGTTTACTTCCGATGGAGAAGAGGAAAGGGATAAAGAATGAGTTCCCGTAAAAAACAACGGAAATCAAGCCGCTTTAGGGTAGTTCATCGCCTGTACACCCGTTTGAATCGACTCGATCCTGACTGGAACAATTTTGAGGTTTTTCTAATCACTTTGATCGCAGTGATAGTCATTTGGGTGAGCTATAGTTGGAGTGAAGCGGAGAAGTCTCTTACGGGTTTTATCTTTATTGGTGTAGGCGCATATACCGCTAAATCCATCATGAATTTCACTATTGACCTTTGGTACGGAGAGTTTAACAAACGACTGTTCACGGTCTCAGTTACTATGATATCTGTTATAGTAATTGCGTTTTTTGTTGTGGATGTGTTTCCGGAACTCTGGCTAAAGTACATACTTGCTGGATTTGTTATCACGGTGGCCGTAGTCGTGATAGCTAAGGTAGCTTGGGCTTTGTGTAGGCCATAGTATCCTGGAGTTCGGTGATTTGATAAGGTTGCGGGTAGTACACCGTTTATCGGAATCGCTATAGAAAGAACCTTCAATGTATAGCAGAACAAGGAGAGTTTTATCTGGAGTCTAAGCGTCAGCTATCAAGCAGATCTCACTAAAGCCAGTTGTAGAAGCGCCACACAGGGTGTGGGATAGACTTGATCTAGACGACTGCGGAGCGGCTGAAGACGCCTTTCATCAGGGATAGATGAAGAAAACCTGCATGGAAATACACGTTAGTGGTGTCCGTTATCCCAGCCTGTACCTTAAAAGTGTGGTGAAGTCCGGGTTGGTCAGATTGGGTGTCGAGTGCATTGCATATTCCAACACAATTCGCTTTGTACTTAGACCCCGATGGGACAATAGCATACTTCTCGGACCTGCCAGTATCGGCGTTCGGGTATTGTGATGTATTCTTGTCATCGAGCGAATGATGACTTTGAAGCGTATCCTTGGTCGTGATGATTTTACAACTGGTCCAGATGATCGAGAACGTGATCCAGCACCGGCCTTTCCAGCAGACCTGAAAAGGCCGGTCAATTCTGCCAGCAAGATCCTGACACTGCTCATTTCGTAGAATCCTCCTTTACCGCAGCCGAAGAGGTCTCGGTCTTCCACAACGCCAATCTGTTTCGAAGAGTCTCCCGCATTACCAATACGTGATACTATAACCGCCTACGACGACGACCCGCTCCTGAGGGTATCCAGCGTCGTCCCGCCCGGTCACGACAGCAACTCGGCGGTCGACACCCGCTACGGCAACTGGACCTCCGGGCCCGGCCTGGGCCGGTCCTTTGTGACCGTCGACGACGAAAAGGGCGTGGCCACCACCAGGGTCTATGACCCCTATGGGCGCATGCAGCACGTCATCGCCGACTCGGCGGGCGTGAGCGCCGGCACCCGGAACAACCAGACGTCCTACGCCTACGACGCCCTGGACCGGCTCACCTCGACCACCATGCCGGGCGGCGGCACTACGAGCTACGCCTACGACACCCTGGGCCGCATGAACAGCCAGCATTATCCCGATGCCGACGCAGCCACGCTGTACAAGTACGACGACCTGGGACGCGTGCGCTTCTCGCAGGATGCGCGGCAGCGCGCCGAAGGCACGGGCGCCACACGGAAAATCACCTACACCGTCTACGACGACTTCGGGCGCGTGACCCGCGTGGGCGAGGCGGTGGGCAACTTTACAAGCCTCGATCCGGAGAGGTCCTACCCCTTCGAAAACGATGCCTCGTCGTGGCGAAGCCGCATGACCTACGACGGCGGCGATGCCGTTGCCGACAGCGACCCCGTCACCGGCGGGTCCAACTACGCCCAGGGGCGCCTCACCAAAATCGAGGAGAACACCGACGCCGACGCGGCGGCCGAGGTCGTGCACGAGTATGCCTACGACCACCTGGGCAACGTGCGTGTCAAGCAGGTGAGCAACGAGGGCCTGACCGGCGCGAAGACGGCAGTATACGACCACGACCTGACCGGACGGGTCACCCGCCTGGTCTACCCCGACGGCGCGCAAGCGCGTTACGCCTACGACGGCGCGGGGCGGCTCAGCCGCGTGGGGGATGCACGGGGCATGACCCTGGCAGAATATACTCACACCGCCGCAGGCAATATCGCCACTCACATCGTGGGTCAGGGCGCGGGTGACACGACTGCAGACGGCGTCGTCACCGGTACCTACGCCTACAACCCGCGTGAGTGGGTCACCGACCTAAACTACGCCGACACGTTCAGATCGACGCTCACCTACGACCTCGCCGGCAATGTCACCAGGCAGGTGTACAGCCATGGCGGCGCCGCTTCCAAAACCGCGGACTACGCCTACGATGCCCTGTACCGGATCACGGACTTCGATGTGACCGGCGGCACAAGCCGGGACTACACCTACGACCGAAGCGGCAACCTGACGTCCATGGTGACCGGCAACAGCCGGCTCACCTACAACTACTCGGGTACCTCCACGCCCAACAGGCTGGACAGCACCACGGGCGCCGGAGGTCAGACGTACGCCTACAACCCGAACGGATGGATGACGGCAAGGGGGGACGCGTCCCTGACCTACGATTACCGGGGACTCACCACCGGAGTTGGCTTGGCAGCCTATCTCATGGACCCGGACCGACGGCGCGTGAAGAAGACCGTCGGGACGGCCAAGACGTACTACCTGAGAGGTCCGGGTGGCAGCGTCCTGGCTGAGTACTCAG encodes the following:
- a CDS encoding RHS repeat-associated core domain-containing protein — protein: MPGGGTTRYAYDTLGRMTSRHHPDADAATMYKYDDLGRMRFSQDARQRAAGTSNATRKVTYTVYDDFGRVTRVGEAAANFSRLDPERSYAFENNASSWRSRMTYDDDVLGSGPNYAQGRLTKVEENTDADAAAEVVHEYAYDHLGSVRVKQVEIEGLTGAKTAAYTHDLAGRVTRLVYPDGAQARYAYDSAGRLSRVGDARGKTLAEYTHTAAGNIDTHVVGQGAGDTTADGVVTGTYTYNPREWVTDLNYVGTFRSELTYDLAGNVTRQKYSHGSAASKTAEYAYDALYRITGFDVTGGTARNYAYDRNGNLTSMVTGSSRLTYNHTGDSTPNRLDSTTGTGGQTYVYNQNGWMTRKGADTVRYDYRGLTTGYGTARYFMDPDRRRVKKTVGTDVTYYLRGPGGSVLAEYTGQSLSANYVYAGSRRIARISGDSASYYLADHLGSTRSLVDEAGSVTAAYDYWPYGKILSTSGSGATHFRFTGHERDSESSLDYMLNRNYDFNIGRFLRPDPMQDEYPGISPYAYAANNPLKYVDPDGRALVFGAIVGAAIDVGIQVAVDGRSLDEIDLGSVVISAAAGATGVGLITKLSKVNKVARFGIEAATDAGFSALHQVNETGNVDLTNTVQDVAVGRSIGRFAGETAGRIAGTSSTVKHLTRDADRLKRIGDNAASQGRDSRAKSRYTRAEELYEKAQNYIARRAISASTAATQIGSRIFGWFTSDGEEERDKE
- a CDS encoding Ig domain-containing protein, translated to MVITGKTFTWTSSDTSVATISTSGLATGKTAGVTAITAEVDDTSNAVRLTVTKPPPPPPPPPVVHRVTVTPETPSIAVGKTQQFTATAYDSNNVVITGKTFTWTSSDTSAATIDSSGLATAVNAGTTTITAETGGIPGTASLTVTETPPPGTVIASVVVSPASASIQKGETQQFTAKATDSAGTEITGKTFTWESSATTVATIDSLGLATAVNTGSTTIKARTDGVSGTASLTVTEPPICPMLKGSIANQTLTLGGSAAPIDLMQYFSLPEDFVPTYVVSSTDTSVTTTSLAGAMLTVTPAAAGTDTVSVTVSKQDCDAVKQSFVVTVILPCPAVIADAPIQDQTLVVGAGTTQFDLTQHFEHIDQDGIEISVTSPSPGIATAVIEGTSLKIDPVAAGQIAAIAVTVTDTAESDPCDPVSQSFMVTVEAALEHPGLYPWSVSGEHVYRLNGNVGIGVEVPDQKLVVDGTVKAEGYRLRMIPADYVFEEGYDLLSLDEVESYIRNHGHLPGVASGVDMKANGLGISRMQTTLLEKIEELSLYIIAQHEQLREQGDRLASQQQKLEIQKTQVSELEQRLRRWER